A DNA window from Phyllostomus discolor isolate MPI-MPIP mPhyDis1 chromosome X, mPhyDis1.pri.v3, whole genome shotgun sequence contains the following coding sequences:
- the LOC114504746 gene encoding zinc finger protein 182 isoform X3 encodes MMGLVTFEDVAVDFTQEEWQYLNPPQRILYRGVMMETYRNLVFVAGQQATKPDLILKMEVEEPYLAEDKIPIWSCPEEACQVEQIERQHQDDEDKYLLMQIGFPNKNAITTKGEHDYNEFGNTLYLTANLAASIQRPHKHEPFGNNMVGNLDLFSRSSLVKKHDGCTKLLFHTEYEKTTPGVKTYGYKECGKTLRRKKGLSLHQRIKNGEKPFECTACRKTFSKKSHLIVHWRTHTGEKPFGCTECGKAFSQKSQLIIHLRTHTGERPFECPECGKAFREKSTVIIHYRTHTGEKPYECNECGKAFTQKSNLIVHQKTHTGEKTYECTKCGESFIQKLDLIIHHSTHTGKKPHECNECKKTFSDKSTLIIHQRTHTGEKPHKCTECGKSFNEKSTLIVHQRTHTGEKPYECDVCGKTFTQKSNLGVHQRTHSGEKPFECNECEKAFSQKSYLMLHQRGHTGEKPYECNECEKAFSQKSYLIIHQRTHTEEKPYKCNECGKAFREKSKLIIHQRIHTGEKPYECPVCWKAFSQKSQLIIHQRTHTGEKPYACTECGKAFREKSTFTVHQRTHTGEKPYKCTECGKAFTQKSNLIVHQRTHTGKKAHGKGHSRKSKLIAH; translated from the exons ATGATG GGACTCGTGACATTTGAGGATGTGGCTGTGGATTTCACTCAGGAGGAGTGGCAGTACCTAAACCCTCCACAGAGGATCCTGTACAGGGGCGTGATGATGGAGACCTACAGAAACCTGGTCTTTGTGG CAGGGCAGCAGGCTACCAAACCAGACCTCATCCTCAAAATGGAGGTAGAAGAGCCGTACCTTGCAGAAGATAAAATCCCAATTTGGAGCTGTCCAG AAGAAGCCTGCCAAGTTGAACAGATTGAGAGACAGCACCAGGATGATGAAGATAAATATCTGTTGATGCAAATTGGATTCCCCAACAAGAATGCAATTACCACCAAGGGTGAACATGACTATAATGAATTTGGAAACACACTTTATCTGACTGCAAACCTTGCTGCTTCAATACAAAGACCCCATAAACATGAGCCATTTGGAAATAATATGGTAGGCAATTTAGACTTATTTAGTAGAAGCTCTTTAGTAAAGAAACATGATGGATGTACAAAATTGTTATTCCATACTGAATATGAGAAAACAACTCCTGGAGTGAAAACTTATGGATATAAAGAGTGTGGGAAGACCCTCAGGCGAAAGAAAGGTCTTAGTCTGCATCAGAGaattaaaaatggagagaaacctTTTGAGTGTACTGCATGTAGGAAAACCTTCAGCAAGAAGTCACACCTCATTGTACATTGGAGAACtcatacaggagagaaaccctttGGATGTACCGAATGTGGAAAAGCATTCAGCCAAAAATCTCAACTCATTATACACCTAAGAACTCATACAGGAGAACGACCCTTTGAATGTCcagaatgtggaaaagccttcagaGAAAAGTCAACTGTCATCATACATTACAGGACTcatacaggagagaaaccttatgaatgtaatgaatgtggaaaagccttcacTCAGAAGTCAAACCTCATTGTCCATCAGAAAacccacacaggagagaaaactTATGAATGCACTAAATGTGGGGAATCTTTCATACAAAAGCTGGACCTAATTATACATCATAGTACTCATACAGGAAAGAAACCCCATGAATGTAATGAGTGTAAGAAAACTTTCAGTGATAAGTCAACTCTCATTATACATCAGAGAACTCATACGGGAGAGAAACCTCATAAATGTACTGAATGTGGGAAGTCTTTCAATGAGAAGTCAACTCTCATTGTGCATCAGAGAACTCATACaggggagaaaccctatgaatgtgaTGTATGTGGGAAAACCTTCACCCAAAAGTCAAATCTTGGTGTACATCAGAGAACTCATTCTGGAGAGAAACCATTTGAATGTAATGAATGTGAGAAAGCATTCTCTCAGAAATCCTATCTCATGCTACACCAGAGAGGtcatacaggagagaaaccctatgaatgcaATGAGTGTGAAAAAGCATTTTCCCAGAAATCATATCTCATTATACATCAAAGAACTCATACAGAAGAAAAACCCTATAAGTGTAATGAATGTGGCAAAGCCTTCAGAGAAAAGTCAAAGCTCATTatacatcagagaattcacacaggagagaaaccctatgagtgTCCTGTATGTTGGAAAGCTTTTAGCCAGAAGTCACAACTCATAATACATCAGCGAacccacacaggagagaaaccgtATGCATGCACTgaatgtggcaaagcctttagagaaaaatcaacattcaCTGTACACCAAAGaactcatactggagagaaaccctacaagTGTACAgaatgtgggaaagcttttacCCAAAAATCAAACCTTATTGTACATCAGAGAACACATACAGGAAAGAAAGCCCATGGGAAAGGCCACAGTCGGAAGTCAAAGCTCATTGCACATTAG
- the LOC114504746 gene encoding zinc finger protein 182 isoform X5 → MTSSAGQQATKPDLILKMEVEEPYLAEDKIPIWSCPEEACQVEQIERQHQDDEDKYLLMQIGFPNKNAITTKGEHDYNEFGNTLYLTANLAASIQRPHKHEPFGNNMVGNLDLFSRSSLVKKHDGCTKLLFHTEYEKTTPGVKTYGYKECGKTLRRKKGLSLHQRIKNGEKPFECTACRKTFSKKSHLIVHWRTHTGEKPFGCTECGKAFSQKSQLIIHLRTHTGERPFECPECGKAFREKSTVIIHYRTHTGEKPYECNECGKAFTQKSNLIVHQKTHTGEKTYECTKCGESFIQKLDLIIHHSTHTGKKPHECNECKKTFSDKSTLIIHQRTHTGEKPHKCTECGKSFNEKSTLIVHQRTHTGEKPYECDVCGKTFTQKSNLGVHQRTHSGEKPFECNECEKAFSQKSYLMLHQRGHTGEKPYECNECEKAFSQKSYLIIHQRTHTEEKPYKCNECGKAFREKSKLIIHQRIHTGEKPYECPVCWKAFSQKSQLIIHQRTHTGEKPYACTECGKAFREKSTFTVHQRTHTGEKPYKCTECGKAFTQKSNLIVHQRTHTGKKAHGKGHSRKSKLIAH, encoded by the exons ATGACTTCCTCAG CAGGGCAGCAGGCTACCAAACCAGACCTCATCCTCAAAATGGAGGTAGAAGAGCCGTACCTTGCAGAAGATAAAATCCCAATTTGGAGCTGTCCAG AAGAAGCCTGCCAAGTTGAACAGATTGAGAGACAGCACCAGGATGATGAAGATAAATATCTGTTGATGCAAATTGGATTCCCCAACAAGAATGCAATTACCACCAAGGGTGAACATGACTATAATGAATTTGGAAACACACTTTATCTGACTGCAAACCTTGCTGCTTCAATACAAAGACCCCATAAACATGAGCCATTTGGAAATAATATGGTAGGCAATTTAGACTTATTTAGTAGAAGCTCTTTAGTAAAGAAACATGATGGATGTACAAAATTGTTATTCCATACTGAATATGAGAAAACAACTCCTGGAGTGAAAACTTATGGATATAAAGAGTGTGGGAAGACCCTCAGGCGAAAGAAAGGTCTTAGTCTGCATCAGAGaattaaaaatggagagaaacctTTTGAGTGTACTGCATGTAGGAAAACCTTCAGCAAGAAGTCACACCTCATTGTACATTGGAGAACtcatacaggagagaaaccctttGGATGTACCGAATGTGGAAAAGCATTCAGCCAAAAATCTCAACTCATTATACACCTAAGAACTCATACAGGAGAACGACCCTTTGAATGTCcagaatgtggaaaagccttcagaGAAAAGTCAACTGTCATCATACATTACAGGACTcatacaggagagaaaccttatgaatgtaatgaatgtggaaaagccttcacTCAGAAGTCAAACCTCATTGTCCATCAGAAAacccacacaggagagaaaactTATGAATGCACTAAATGTGGGGAATCTTTCATACAAAAGCTGGACCTAATTATACATCATAGTACTCATACAGGAAAGAAACCCCATGAATGTAATGAGTGTAAGAAAACTTTCAGTGATAAGTCAACTCTCATTATACATCAGAGAACTCATACGGGAGAGAAACCTCATAAATGTACTGAATGTGGGAAGTCTTTCAATGAGAAGTCAACTCTCATTGTGCATCAGAGAACTCATACaggggagaaaccctatgaatgtgaTGTATGTGGGAAAACCTTCACCCAAAAGTCAAATCTTGGTGTACATCAGAGAACTCATTCTGGAGAGAAACCATTTGAATGTAATGAATGTGAGAAAGCATTCTCTCAGAAATCCTATCTCATGCTACACCAGAGAGGtcatacaggagagaaaccctatgaatgcaATGAGTGTGAAAAAGCATTTTCCCAGAAATCATATCTCATTATACATCAAAGAACTCATACAGAAGAAAAACCCTATAAGTGTAATGAATGTGGCAAAGCCTTCAGAGAAAAGTCAAAGCTCATTatacatcagagaattcacacaggagagaaaccctatgagtgTCCTGTATGTTGGAAAGCTTTTAGCCAGAAGTCACAACTCATAATACATCAGCGAacccacacaggagagaaaccgtATGCATGCACTgaatgtggcaaagcctttagagaaaaatcaacattcaCTGTACACCAAAGaactcatactggagagaaaccctacaagTGTACAgaatgtgggaaagcttttacCCAAAAATCAAACCTTATTGTACATCAGAGAACACATACAGGAAAGAAAGCCCATGGGAAAGGCCACAGTCGGAAGTCAAAGCTCATTGCACATTAG
- the LOC114504746 gene encoding zinc finger protein 182 isoform X2, with product MAKAQGLVTFEDVAVDFTQEEWQYLNPPQRILYRGVMMETYRNLVFVGQQATKPDLILKMEVEEPYLAEDKIPIWSCPEEACQVEQIERQHQDDEDKYLLMQIGFPNKNAITTKGEHDYNEFGNTLYLTANLAASIQRPHKHEPFGNNMVGNLDLFSRSSLVKKHDGCTKLLFHTEYEKTTPGVKTYGYKECGKTLRRKKGLSLHQRIKNGEKPFECTACRKTFSKKSHLIVHWRTHTGEKPFGCTECGKAFSQKSQLIIHLRTHTGERPFECPECGKAFREKSTVIIHYRTHTGEKPYECNECGKAFTQKSNLIVHQKTHTGEKTYECTKCGESFIQKLDLIIHHSTHTGKKPHECNECKKTFSDKSTLIIHQRTHTGEKPHKCTECGKSFNEKSTLIVHQRTHTGEKPYECDVCGKTFTQKSNLGVHQRTHSGEKPFECNECEKAFSQKSYLMLHQRGHTGEKPYECNECEKAFSQKSYLIIHQRTHTEEKPYKCNECGKAFREKSKLIIHQRIHTGEKPYECPVCWKAFSQKSQLIIHQRTHTGEKPYACTECGKAFREKSTFTVHQRTHTGEKPYKCTECGKAFTQKSNLIVHQRTHTGKKAHGKGHSRKSKLIAH from the exons GGACTCGTGACATTTGAGGATGTGGCTGTGGATTTCACTCAGGAGGAGTGGCAGTACCTAAACCCTCCACAGAGGATCCTGTACAGGGGCGTGATGATGGAGACCTACAGAAACCTGGTCTTTGTGG GGCAGCAGGCTACCAAACCAGACCTCATCCTCAAAATGGAGGTAGAAGAGCCGTACCTTGCAGAAGATAAAATCCCAATTTGGAGCTGTCCAG AAGAAGCCTGCCAAGTTGAACAGATTGAGAGACAGCACCAGGATGATGAAGATAAATATCTGTTGATGCAAATTGGATTCCCCAACAAGAATGCAATTACCACCAAGGGTGAACATGACTATAATGAATTTGGAAACACACTTTATCTGACTGCAAACCTTGCTGCTTCAATACAAAGACCCCATAAACATGAGCCATTTGGAAATAATATGGTAGGCAATTTAGACTTATTTAGTAGAAGCTCTTTAGTAAAGAAACATGATGGATGTACAAAATTGTTATTCCATACTGAATATGAGAAAACAACTCCTGGAGTGAAAACTTATGGATATAAAGAGTGTGGGAAGACCCTCAGGCGAAAGAAAGGTCTTAGTCTGCATCAGAGaattaaaaatggagagaaacctTTTGAGTGTACTGCATGTAGGAAAACCTTCAGCAAGAAGTCACACCTCATTGTACATTGGAGAACtcatacaggagagaaaccctttGGATGTACCGAATGTGGAAAAGCATTCAGCCAAAAATCTCAACTCATTATACACCTAAGAACTCATACAGGAGAACGACCCTTTGAATGTCcagaatgtggaaaagccttcagaGAAAAGTCAACTGTCATCATACATTACAGGACTcatacaggagagaaaccttatgaatgtaatgaatgtggaaaagccttcacTCAGAAGTCAAACCTCATTGTCCATCAGAAAacccacacaggagagaaaactTATGAATGCACTAAATGTGGGGAATCTTTCATACAAAAGCTGGACCTAATTATACATCATAGTACTCATACAGGAAAGAAACCCCATGAATGTAATGAGTGTAAGAAAACTTTCAGTGATAAGTCAACTCTCATTATACATCAGAGAACTCATACGGGAGAGAAACCTCATAAATGTACTGAATGTGGGAAGTCTTTCAATGAGAAGTCAACTCTCATTGTGCATCAGAGAACTCATACaggggagaaaccctatgaatgtgaTGTATGTGGGAAAACCTTCACCCAAAAGTCAAATCTTGGTGTACATCAGAGAACTCATTCTGGAGAGAAACCATTTGAATGTAATGAATGTGAGAAAGCATTCTCTCAGAAATCCTATCTCATGCTACACCAGAGAGGtcatacaggagagaaaccctatgaatgcaATGAGTGTGAAAAAGCATTTTCCCAGAAATCATATCTCATTATACATCAAAGAACTCATACAGAAGAAAAACCCTATAAGTGTAATGAATGTGGCAAAGCCTTCAGAGAAAAGTCAAAGCTCATTatacatcagagaattcacacaggagagaaaccctatgagtgTCCTGTATGTTGGAAAGCTTTTAGCCAGAAGTCACAACTCATAATACATCAGCGAacccacacaggagagaaaccgtATGCATGCACTgaatgtggcaaagcctttagagaaaaatcaacattcaCTGTACACCAAAGaactcatactggagagaaaccctacaagTGTACAgaatgtgggaaagcttttacCCAAAAATCAAACCTTATTGTACATCAGAGAACACATACAGGAAAGAAAGCCCATGGGAAAGGCCACAGTCGGAAGTCAAAGCTCATTGCACATTAG
- the LOC114504746 gene encoding zinc finger protein 182 isoform X1 has product MAKAQGLVTFEDVAVDFTQEEWQYLNPPQRILYRGVMMETYRNLVFVAGQQATKPDLILKMEVEEPYLAEDKIPIWSCPEEACQVEQIERQHQDDEDKYLLMQIGFPNKNAITTKGEHDYNEFGNTLYLTANLAASIQRPHKHEPFGNNMVGNLDLFSRSSLVKKHDGCTKLLFHTEYEKTTPGVKTYGYKECGKTLRRKKGLSLHQRIKNGEKPFECTACRKTFSKKSHLIVHWRTHTGEKPFGCTECGKAFSQKSQLIIHLRTHTGERPFECPECGKAFREKSTVIIHYRTHTGEKPYECNECGKAFTQKSNLIVHQKTHTGEKTYECTKCGESFIQKLDLIIHHSTHTGKKPHECNECKKTFSDKSTLIIHQRTHTGEKPHKCTECGKSFNEKSTLIVHQRTHTGEKPYECDVCGKTFTQKSNLGVHQRTHSGEKPFECNECEKAFSQKSYLMLHQRGHTGEKPYECNECEKAFSQKSYLIIHQRTHTEEKPYKCNECGKAFREKSKLIIHQRIHTGEKPYECPVCWKAFSQKSQLIIHQRTHTGEKPYACTECGKAFREKSTFTVHQRTHTGEKPYKCTECGKAFTQKSNLIVHQRTHTGKKAHGKGHSRKSKLIAH; this is encoded by the exons GGACTCGTGACATTTGAGGATGTGGCTGTGGATTTCACTCAGGAGGAGTGGCAGTACCTAAACCCTCCACAGAGGATCCTGTACAGGGGCGTGATGATGGAGACCTACAGAAACCTGGTCTTTGTGG CAGGGCAGCAGGCTACCAAACCAGACCTCATCCTCAAAATGGAGGTAGAAGAGCCGTACCTTGCAGAAGATAAAATCCCAATTTGGAGCTGTCCAG AAGAAGCCTGCCAAGTTGAACAGATTGAGAGACAGCACCAGGATGATGAAGATAAATATCTGTTGATGCAAATTGGATTCCCCAACAAGAATGCAATTACCACCAAGGGTGAACATGACTATAATGAATTTGGAAACACACTTTATCTGACTGCAAACCTTGCTGCTTCAATACAAAGACCCCATAAACATGAGCCATTTGGAAATAATATGGTAGGCAATTTAGACTTATTTAGTAGAAGCTCTTTAGTAAAGAAACATGATGGATGTACAAAATTGTTATTCCATACTGAATATGAGAAAACAACTCCTGGAGTGAAAACTTATGGATATAAAGAGTGTGGGAAGACCCTCAGGCGAAAGAAAGGTCTTAGTCTGCATCAGAGaattaaaaatggagagaaacctTTTGAGTGTACTGCATGTAGGAAAACCTTCAGCAAGAAGTCACACCTCATTGTACATTGGAGAACtcatacaggagagaaaccctttGGATGTACCGAATGTGGAAAAGCATTCAGCCAAAAATCTCAACTCATTATACACCTAAGAACTCATACAGGAGAACGACCCTTTGAATGTCcagaatgtggaaaagccttcagaGAAAAGTCAACTGTCATCATACATTACAGGACTcatacaggagagaaaccttatgaatgtaatgaatgtggaaaagccttcacTCAGAAGTCAAACCTCATTGTCCATCAGAAAacccacacaggagagaaaactTATGAATGCACTAAATGTGGGGAATCTTTCATACAAAAGCTGGACCTAATTATACATCATAGTACTCATACAGGAAAGAAACCCCATGAATGTAATGAGTGTAAGAAAACTTTCAGTGATAAGTCAACTCTCATTATACATCAGAGAACTCATACGGGAGAGAAACCTCATAAATGTACTGAATGTGGGAAGTCTTTCAATGAGAAGTCAACTCTCATTGTGCATCAGAGAACTCATACaggggagaaaccctatgaatgtgaTGTATGTGGGAAAACCTTCACCCAAAAGTCAAATCTTGGTGTACATCAGAGAACTCATTCTGGAGAGAAACCATTTGAATGTAATGAATGTGAGAAAGCATTCTCTCAGAAATCCTATCTCATGCTACACCAGAGAGGtcatacaggagagaaaccctatgaatgcaATGAGTGTGAAAAAGCATTTTCCCAGAAATCATATCTCATTATACATCAAAGAACTCATACAGAAGAAAAACCCTATAAGTGTAATGAATGTGGCAAAGCCTTCAGAGAAAAGTCAAAGCTCATTatacatcagagaattcacacaggagagaaaccctatgagtgTCCTGTATGTTGGAAAGCTTTTAGCCAGAAGTCACAACTCATAATACATCAGCGAacccacacaggagagaaaccgtATGCATGCACTgaatgtggcaaagcctttagagaaaaatcaacattcaCTGTACACCAAAGaactcatactggagagaaaccctacaagTGTACAgaatgtgggaaagcttttacCCAAAAATCAAACCTTATTGTACATCAGAGAACACATACAGGAAAGAAAGCCCATGGGAAAGGCCACAGTCGGAAGTCAAAGCTCATTGCACATTAG
- the LOC114504746 gene encoding zinc finger protein 182 isoform X6 yields MTSSGQQATKPDLILKMEVEEPYLAEDKIPIWSCPEEACQVEQIERQHQDDEDKYLLMQIGFPNKNAITTKGEHDYNEFGNTLYLTANLAASIQRPHKHEPFGNNMVGNLDLFSRSSLVKKHDGCTKLLFHTEYEKTTPGVKTYGYKECGKTLRRKKGLSLHQRIKNGEKPFECTACRKTFSKKSHLIVHWRTHTGEKPFGCTECGKAFSQKSQLIIHLRTHTGERPFECPECGKAFREKSTVIIHYRTHTGEKPYECNECGKAFTQKSNLIVHQKTHTGEKTYECTKCGESFIQKLDLIIHHSTHTGKKPHECNECKKTFSDKSTLIIHQRTHTGEKPHKCTECGKSFNEKSTLIVHQRTHTGEKPYECDVCGKTFTQKSNLGVHQRTHSGEKPFECNECEKAFSQKSYLMLHQRGHTGEKPYECNECEKAFSQKSYLIIHQRTHTEEKPYKCNECGKAFREKSKLIIHQRIHTGEKPYECPVCWKAFSQKSQLIIHQRTHTGEKPYACTECGKAFREKSTFTVHQRTHTGEKPYKCTECGKAFTQKSNLIVHQRTHTGKKAHGKGHSRKSKLIAH; encoded by the exons ATGACTTCCTCAG GGCAGCAGGCTACCAAACCAGACCTCATCCTCAAAATGGAGGTAGAAGAGCCGTACCTTGCAGAAGATAAAATCCCAATTTGGAGCTGTCCAG AAGAAGCCTGCCAAGTTGAACAGATTGAGAGACAGCACCAGGATGATGAAGATAAATATCTGTTGATGCAAATTGGATTCCCCAACAAGAATGCAATTACCACCAAGGGTGAACATGACTATAATGAATTTGGAAACACACTTTATCTGACTGCAAACCTTGCTGCTTCAATACAAAGACCCCATAAACATGAGCCATTTGGAAATAATATGGTAGGCAATTTAGACTTATTTAGTAGAAGCTCTTTAGTAAAGAAACATGATGGATGTACAAAATTGTTATTCCATACTGAATATGAGAAAACAACTCCTGGAGTGAAAACTTATGGATATAAAGAGTGTGGGAAGACCCTCAGGCGAAAGAAAGGTCTTAGTCTGCATCAGAGaattaaaaatggagagaaacctTTTGAGTGTACTGCATGTAGGAAAACCTTCAGCAAGAAGTCACACCTCATTGTACATTGGAGAACtcatacaggagagaaaccctttGGATGTACCGAATGTGGAAAAGCATTCAGCCAAAAATCTCAACTCATTATACACCTAAGAACTCATACAGGAGAACGACCCTTTGAATGTCcagaatgtggaaaagccttcagaGAAAAGTCAACTGTCATCATACATTACAGGACTcatacaggagagaaaccttatgaatgtaatgaatgtggaaaagccttcacTCAGAAGTCAAACCTCATTGTCCATCAGAAAacccacacaggagagaaaactTATGAATGCACTAAATGTGGGGAATCTTTCATACAAAAGCTGGACCTAATTATACATCATAGTACTCATACAGGAAAGAAACCCCATGAATGTAATGAGTGTAAGAAAACTTTCAGTGATAAGTCAACTCTCATTATACATCAGAGAACTCATACGGGAGAGAAACCTCATAAATGTACTGAATGTGGGAAGTCTTTCAATGAGAAGTCAACTCTCATTGTGCATCAGAGAACTCATACaggggagaaaccctatgaatgtgaTGTATGTGGGAAAACCTTCACCCAAAAGTCAAATCTTGGTGTACATCAGAGAACTCATTCTGGAGAGAAACCATTTGAATGTAATGAATGTGAGAAAGCATTCTCTCAGAAATCCTATCTCATGCTACACCAGAGAGGtcatacaggagagaaaccctatgaatgcaATGAGTGTGAAAAAGCATTTTCCCAGAAATCATATCTCATTATACATCAAAGAACTCATACAGAAGAAAAACCCTATAAGTGTAATGAATGTGGCAAAGCCTTCAGAGAAAAGTCAAAGCTCATTatacatcagagaattcacacaggagagaaaccctatgagtgTCCTGTATGTTGGAAAGCTTTTAGCCAGAAGTCACAACTCATAATACATCAGCGAacccacacaggagagaaaccgtATGCATGCACTgaatgtggcaaagcctttagagaaaaatcaacattcaCTGTACACCAAAGaactcatactggagagaaaccctacaagTGTACAgaatgtgggaaagcttttacCCAAAAATCAAACCTTATTGTACATCAGAGAACACATACAGGAAAGAAAGCCCATGGGAAAGGCCACAGTCGGAAGTCAAAGCTCATTGCACATTAG
- the LOC114504746 gene encoding zinc finger protein 182 isoform X4, with translation MMETYRNLVFVAGQQATKPDLILKMEVEEPYLAEDKIPIWSCPEEACQVEQIERQHQDDEDKYLLMQIGFPNKNAITTKGEHDYNEFGNTLYLTANLAASIQRPHKHEPFGNNMVGNLDLFSRSSLVKKHDGCTKLLFHTEYEKTTPGVKTYGYKECGKTLRRKKGLSLHQRIKNGEKPFECTACRKTFSKKSHLIVHWRTHTGEKPFGCTECGKAFSQKSQLIIHLRTHTGERPFECPECGKAFREKSTVIIHYRTHTGEKPYECNECGKAFTQKSNLIVHQKTHTGEKTYECTKCGESFIQKLDLIIHHSTHTGKKPHECNECKKTFSDKSTLIIHQRTHTGEKPHKCTECGKSFNEKSTLIVHQRTHTGEKPYECDVCGKTFTQKSNLGVHQRTHSGEKPFECNECEKAFSQKSYLMLHQRGHTGEKPYECNECEKAFSQKSYLIIHQRTHTEEKPYKCNECGKAFREKSKLIIHQRIHTGEKPYECPVCWKAFSQKSQLIIHQRTHTGEKPYACTECGKAFREKSTFTVHQRTHTGEKPYKCTECGKAFTQKSNLIVHQRTHTGKKAHGKGHSRKSKLIAH, from the exons ATGATGGAGACCTACAGAAACCTGGTCTTTGTGG CAGGGCAGCAGGCTACCAAACCAGACCTCATCCTCAAAATGGAGGTAGAAGAGCCGTACCTTGCAGAAGATAAAATCCCAATTTGGAGCTGTCCAG AAGAAGCCTGCCAAGTTGAACAGATTGAGAGACAGCACCAGGATGATGAAGATAAATATCTGTTGATGCAAATTGGATTCCCCAACAAGAATGCAATTACCACCAAGGGTGAACATGACTATAATGAATTTGGAAACACACTTTATCTGACTGCAAACCTTGCTGCTTCAATACAAAGACCCCATAAACATGAGCCATTTGGAAATAATATGGTAGGCAATTTAGACTTATTTAGTAGAAGCTCTTTAGTAAAGAAACATGATGGATGTACAAAATTGTTATTCCATACTGAATATGAGAAAACAACTCCTGGAGTGAAAACTTATGGATATAAAGAGTGTGGGAAGACCCTCAGGCGAAAGAAAGGTCTTAGTCTGCATCAGAGaattaaaaatggagagaaacctTTTGAGTGTACTGCATGTAGGAAAACCTTCAGCAAGAAGTCACACCTCATTGTACATTGGAGAACtcatacaggagagaaaccctttGGATGTACCGAATGTGGAAAAGCATTCAGCCAAAAATCTCAACTCATTATACACCTAAGAACTCATACAGGAGAACGACCCTTTGAATGTCcagaatgtggaaaagccttcagaGAAAAGTCAACTGTCATCATACATTACAGGACTcatacaggagagaaaccttatgaatgtaatgaatgtggaaaagccttcacTCAGAAGTCAAACCTCATTGTCCATCAGAAAacccacacaggagagaaaactTATGAATGCACTAAATGTGGGGAATCTTTCATACAAAAGCTGGACCTAATTATACATCATAGTACTCATACAGGAAAGAAACCCCATGAATGTAATGAGTGTAAGAAAACTTTCAGTGATAAGTCAACTCTCATTATACATCAGAGAACTCATACGGGAGAGAAACCTCATAAATGTACTGAATGTGGGAAGTCTTTCAATGAGAAGTCAACTCTCATTGTGCATCAGAGAACTCATACaggggagaaaccctatgaatgtgaTGTATGTGGGAAAACCTTCACCCAAAAGTCAAATCTTGGTGTACATCAGAGAACTCATTCTGGAGAGAAACCATTTGAATGTAATGAATGTGAGAAAGCATTCTCTCAGAAATCCTATCTCATGCTACACCAGAGAGGtcatacaggagagaaaccctatgaatgcaATGAGTGTGAAAAAGCATTTTCCCAGAAATCATATCTCATTATACATCAAAGAACTCATACAGAAGAAAAACCCTATAAGTGTAATGAATGTGGCAAAGCCTTCAGAGAAAAGTCAAAGCTCATTatacatcagagaattcacacaggagagaaaccctatgagtgTCCTGTATGTTGGAAAGCTTTTAGCCAGAAGTCACAACTCATAATACATCAGCGAacccacacaggagagaaaccgtATGCATGCACTgaatgtggcaaagcctttagagaaaaatcaacattcaCTGTACACCAAAGaactcatactggagagaaaccctacaagTGTACAgaatgtgggaaagcttttacCCAAAAATCAAACCTTATTGTACATCAGAGAACACATACAGGAAAGAAAGCCCATGGGAAAGGCCACAGTCGGAAGTCAAAGCTCATTGCACATTAG